From the genome of Triticum aestivum cultivar Chinese Spring chromosome 3B, IWGSC CS RefSeq v2.1, whole genome shotgun sequence, one region includes:
- the LOC123064553 gene encoding expansin-A24-like, with protein sequence MAPARVVAVMLLAVGSVLLSVAADTATVPSPEPFIWKKAHATFYGGADASDTMGGACGYGNLFSEGYGTRTAALSTVLFNDGAACGQCYKIACDRKRADPLFCKPGVTVTVTATNFCPPNNALPNDDGGWCNTPRPHFDMAQPAWEKIGVYKGGIIPVMYQRVPCVKRGGVRFKINGHDYFNLVLVSNVAAAGSIKSMDVKSSDSDDWMPMARNWGANWHSLVNLTGKMLSFRLTNTDGHTIVFNDVVPKGWTFGQSFVSKLQF encoded by the exons ATGGCTCCAGCTCGAGTTGTCGCCGTAATGCTGCTGGCGGTTGGCAGTGTGCTGCTGTCTGTGGCTGCGGACACCGCAACTGTGCCATCCCCAGAACCGTTCATCTGGAAGAAGGCGCATGCGACATTCTACGGTGGCGCTGACGCCTCCGACACAATGG GTGGTGCGTGCGGGTATGGCAACCTCTTCTCCGAAGGATACGGGACACGCACGGCCGCTTTGAGCACCGTGTTGTTTAATGATGGCGCCGCGTGCGGGCAGTGTTACAAGATTGCATGCGACCGCAAGCGTGCAGACCCGTTGTTTTGCAAGCCCGGCGTTACGGTCACCGTCACTGCCACAAACTTCTGTCCGCCCAACAACGCCCTCCCCAATGATGATGGCGGCTGGTGCAACACGCCAAGGCCGCACTTTGATATGGCCCAACCAGCCTGGGAGAAGATCGGTGTTTATAAAGGTGGCATCATCCCCGTCATGTACCAAAG AGTTCCGTGCGTGAAGCGGGGTGGTGTGAGGTTCAAAATCAATGGTCACGATTACTTCAATCTTGTGCTTGTGAGCAATGTTGCTGCAGCAGGATCGATCAAGTCCATGGATGTCAAGAGCTCTGATTCTGATGACTGGATGCCTATGGCACGCAATTGGGGCGCTAACTGGCACTCGTTGGTGAACCTGACTGGAAAGATGCTCTCTTTCAGACTAACAAACACTGATGGACACACTATTGTGTTTAACGACGTTGTGCCAAAGGGGTGGACCTTCGGGCAATCCTTTGTTAGCAAATTGCAATTCTAG